cctggaagatctgctggaaatacatttggaaagtctctcactactggaactgactcagcagtaggagtatcagcactgacatcccGCGCAAATGCTAGATAagcattacaccccttctcaaccatctgctgagcctttagaaataaTATAACCATGCTAGGAACAAAATCAAATGCACCCCTCCACTATAACTATGGTAAACCTGGCACAGCCAGCATCACAGTCTTgacgtgacaatcaagaatagcatgataaggagacaaccagtccatgcccaagataacatcaaagtctaccatactaagtaataataaATAAACTCTGGTCTcgaaaccaccaataacaactagacACGACCGATagacacggtccacaacaatagaatctcccgcaggtgtagacacataaataggagaacacAATGAATCACGCGATATATCCAAATACatagcaaagtaagatgacacatgtGAATAAGTtgatcttggatcaaataagagtaaagcatctctatggcaaatcgAAACCATACTTATAATGACCCAGtatgaagcaactgcctctgttcTACTCAGAAGAGCATAGAATCTGGCCtatcctccccctctagggcgacctctacccgcccgTCTCCCACCCCTAGCTGGATGAGCGGGTGGAGCGGCAACTAGGGTAGAAATCATGGTCTGAGAAGTCTGCGTACCTCACTGAATCCGTAGAGCCTGAGTAGTCTATGAAGGTACACCCCTACTGAGTCTGGGCCAGCCTCTGACCATGTGGCGGgtaccaccacactcaaaataagctctcggtaGACGTGGCGGCTAGGACTGGGTCGGGCTTGGTCGGTTGGACTGCCCACTGAAGGCACCCCACGcatgaggtgcactagaaagtggctgagcaaagtaTACAACCTGGGACCTCGATACAACCGGATCACCACTAGAAGGTAGAAGTGTGGAATGAACTGGACGACTCACATAGACCCTACCATGATGAGTTGTAGCTGCGGCGTAACAATTACTAAATCCCCCTATGCCACAAGGCCTCTAGGCCTCCCTATCATCTCCATCACGGtctcgcataccctccaacctccgtgcAATCACAACTACCTACTGATATGTAATGTCTGACTCTAACTCcctagccatgctgaatctatAAAGTGTGGGATAAGAAAGTACAGAAGATCTATCTGAATAGAGAGACGATTTAAGAGAAAGAGGAGTTGAAACTGGTTTTGAGAATAGTAAATTATCTTGACCAAGGAGGTCTTTAATGTACTTGGATTGACAAAGAAAATAAGCCCCATTGCACGTGCTAACAGAACCACCAAGAAAAAAATTAACCAGACCCAAATCATTCATCGAAAATTCATACTTGAGAGTATGAATTaaagattaaaaaaaagaagCAGAAGAAATAGTAAGAAGGATGTCCTCAacataaagaagaagaataataatATCTGAGTTTTTCTTGTAAACAAATAGGGAGGAATCAAAAAAGCTAGTTTAAAACCATGACTTAGAATAACAGAGGTGAACCACTGAAACCATGCCCTGGGGGCTTGTTTTAAGCCATAAAGAGCTTTGTTCAACCGACAAATATGGTGGGGAAATTTTGGATGAACAAAGCCACAAGGCTGCTTCATGTATACCTGTTCATTAAAAAGGCATTCTTAACGTCTAATTGATGGACGTGCCATCGTCTAAATACAACTAGAGCAAGAACTGTATGAATGGTGATTGGTTTCACCATAGAACTAAATGTTTGATAATAATCTAGTCCTTATTGTTGATTATAACCTTCAACCACAAGACGGGCTTTACGACATTCATGAGATCCGCCAGATTTTTGTTTAACTCTATAAACTCAATGACAACCAATAACATTAACATCAAAAGGGCGAAGGACTAACTCCCATATGTTATTAGCCATGAGTGAATTATACTCTTTAGCCATTGCTCGTCTCCAATGAGAACACTTCAACACTTCTGTGAAAGAAGATGATTCAGAAGGAAGAGAAGAAGTATGAGAAAGCAATGAAGGAAGAACACGAATCTTAAGGGAACCTATTTGTGTACGAGTGATCATGGGATGTGTTTTAAGGTTAAAAGAAGATAAGACTGGAAATTCAGTTTAAGAAATAGAACAAGTAAGATGCCGAAGTGGAGAAGAATTTTCAGCAGATTGAGAAGAGGTGGAAATATTAAGATGTGATTGTACAATATTAGGAAATTCAATTGAAAAAAGAGAGTGTTGGTCTATTGGTTGAGATGAGTTGGCAGCATCCATATTTGTTTGCTAAAAATGAAGTGATTGAGATGATACAGATAAGTCATGATTGAGGACTGACGTGGAGGATTAAGGAGGAGGCAACATTTGAGATTGTATTTTACTTGAAGTTGGTTGATAACGTGATAGTTGAAGTGGAGAGAAATTAGGAGATTGGTTTTGAAAAATAGTACAATCTGGCTTGTGTAAGAGAGTAGGGGGTGTATTTGAAATTAGATTGGCATCTATAACACTGGAATTTTGGACGTGATGAAGTAGAATATGTCGTGACAGCCTTGAATGATAAATATTTCCAGGCTTAGAAATTGGAGACAATGAAGAAGGGGGAGTTGGTTGAAGGAGGCTTAAAAAGATTAATCGAACTAGATTCAATAGAGGATAGGAAGAGAAGATGAGGATGAGGAAAAGACTCCTCATCGAATGTAACATGTCTGGAGATATACACCTTGTTACGTAAAGGATTGAAGCACCAATATCCCTTATAGTTAGCGGGGTAACTGAGAAATATGTAGTGTTTGGATCGAGGACTCAATTTATGCGGTGAATAATCACGTAAGTTTGGGTAACAAGAACAACCAAAGACACGTAAGTGATAGGATGCAGCAATCTTGCCAAAGAGAATTTCGAACGGTGTCCTAAAATTAAGTTTAGAAGAAGGAAGAATGTTTGAGAGGTGAACAATAGTATGTAGTGCATCAACCCAAAATTGTGATAAAAGTGAGGCTTGAAATAATAGAGAATGGACCATATTTAAGATGATGTGATGCATGCGTTCAGCTTTACTATTTTGTTGGTGAGTGTGAGGACATGAAATGCGAAACACGATACCATTATTGTTAAGAAAAGAGCGAAATGCTTCAAGCTTTACAAACTCAGCAACCCCATCACATTGTAGAGCTTTAATTTTTGTCAAAAATTGAGTCAATACATTGGCATAAAATTGCTTGAATATTATAAAAGTCTTAGATTTATGCTTTACAGCAAAACCCATGAAAAGTTTGTGAAATCATGAAACAAAATATAATATCTAAAACCAGTAAAGGAGGGAACAAGAGAAGTCCAAATATCAATATGTATTAATTCAAatggagaagaagaaaaagaacaagAATCCATAAATGGTAACTTGTTGACAAGAACTACATAAATTATCTAAGCCTTAGAACGTAAAAAAGACAACTTATTGACCCTAACTAATCTATCTAAAATTCCCGAGCTTGGATGTCCTATACGACGATGCCAAAGATTTGGAGAGACACGAATGGTAGCAAAAGCAGAGTGAGATGTATCAAGCAGACCACCAGAGGGTGACGAGAGAGTGTAAAGAAGGACTGAACTATTGCAGCGAAAAAGAGGACTCTTCATCTTGACGTCCTTAATATCAAAACCAAAAGGGTCAAATTCAATGGAGCAGTTATTATCTCATACAAATTTATGAACACTTAGTAAATTGGTAGAAAGATGAGGAACAATTAAAATATCattaagagaaaaaaaataggcTGAGGTGTAGATAGAATACCATGCCCGGTATAAGAGATAGGAAGTTGAGTGTCATTACCCACATTTACACAATCATTACCACCGTATGGATGGACAGATGATATGTTGGATGCACTTAGAGTCATGTGAGAGGAATCTCCAGTATCCATATACCAAGAATTATCACGAGGCGAAGCATAAGACAAAATTGAACAATTAGAATTAATATCTGACACAAAAGACTGAGGACTCAAATATGGGCAATCACGGGCAGTGTGGTGAGGTTGATAGAAAAGCTGGCAATGAAGAGTGTTTTGAGAAGTTGGAAGGAATTGAGCGGGATAAGAAAAGGGAGGAGGACCTAAAATAGAAGGAAGCCGGGGACGAGGCGAGTATTGTTGAGGCATATTAGTAAAAGATTTTGCATATCCTTGATTGTTTCAATCTCTGCCACGCCCACCATTGAAAAAGAGGCCACCATTGTTGTGCCTACCGCGTCCACGATCATAAGAGGGAGAAGATTGTTGCTTAGCCACAAAGGCATAAGTAAAATTATCTGTAGATGGGCGAGAGATATTGCTCAACTGTGATTcatgaagaaaaagaagggaaCAGGCTTCAACAAAGGTAGGAAGAGGTATGCGAGTGGATATAGAAGTACTTACAAACATATATTCGGAAGGTAAACCGGAAAGTCTTTATAAAACAAAATCAGATTCAAGGATAGGTTTACCAATGGATGTTAACGCATCTGCAATAGACTTGAGATAGTGGATGTAGGCATTAATTGAAAGATCCCTGCCATAATCCCACACTTAAATTCAATTAAATCCTTCATAAGTTCATGCAACataaaccataaaatacctcaaatcatctgctaggTTCGTACtcattctcgtgacagtcaagttaactttctcaacctatccaaactcaaatcacaacacatataaTCCAttggtagaaagaaactctccacataaCATCATAAGAATCACACATCCGTGGACcatcccgcaggagataacctacctgcttagcctcaactTGGAATTTCACTACGCCCTACCATGTCCACAACCATGAATCTGCTTCATCCCATAATTAGACAAtatgaaagatccctcaacacactcataactcgagactatacaacacatcaagatagaaatcaagcaccgAATAATCCTTTCcatatctcaagcaaactcttctcgtcacattcaaaccatctgaacacatcctacagtcacatcatactcttCATATAtctatccaaccactcaccgagccataaattccactcatagggacactactggacatataagtccaaaagcacatgctcacacaactaaaactaccgagcctaagatgCGGTCAAAACTTAGTttcaagtcctccagattggcccatcaccaaaacacaaaaaacacatctcgcacctcatccatggaatcgcaAGCCATCGATGCACAGCTAATATCGAACACTCATatacgcatacgagtgagtggaaggaattcaaagagatacactTTAAGCTGAATCAACACCGCACGAtcaggaaagaaagatgggaagtttatccaaTATTccttgtagcctcttgaagaaaggtatggacgtcatcatatcgatccgcaagattctTCTAGAtgtttgctcatgactcatagaacctatgaacaaaaagctctgatatcaacttgtcacgacccaaaaattcaattagtcatgatggaacctaacccaacccgctagataagcaTATTAATACTAAtctaattcaaatgagattttcTGAGAAAATAATTAATGATATAACTGATCTTTTATACAAGAATCCCAGGGAATggaagtacaaatcatgagcttctaagattgaGAGTTTACAAAgaaggtatgaaataaatacatcatctgttatacataaacaaatttataaatctaaagctaccaagaacaagaggcagctataatcggaacgcatgtacatcttcaatgctagcttccGCCAAACgcaacaacatcagctccaaaatctgatcGTAAAGTGCaaaagtagtatgagtacaaccgaccccatgtactcaataaggaacaaacctaaccttaggttaaaagcagtgacgagcttggacacaggtcagagtccaacaccaatagccaagaacaactcgtaataatataataaaaacaggacaagtaataactcaaagatatgatgctcagcttgTTCACGGTTACGAAAAATAGGCATCCTTTTCCggtataatagtaaaacccaaaattttcaccgaaatcaccaaaaatatgagtatatcagaagaactgtgattttttccaaaagctttcaacaataaataagataattcattataagataacatgaagaaagtacatctttatgcctacatgtcaatgtgcatgagaagtcatgaatgtcacaatactgtATAGCATAAGGAAgtgtatctctatgcctacattcCAAGTATGCATGTTAAATGTAAGCACCAtagtgataaactcatgtactcactcttagagtactcaatatcactgtcttgcactcccactcatcatgctcaatcactcagcacactcaatcactcagcactgtacggtacatgcgctcattgctggtatgtcatactctggaggggcggatcctgcccaagcgttGATATAAGCCAACACGGTCTGCCGCAGCGTGTAGTCTGATCCCATCATGAACCAATAAAACCTGTTACgacatgcaacccaatcccataatgaatcaataaaacctgctgcggcgtgtagcccgatcccataaatatcactcacaattcggccctcaatcccaatctctccagtctctcaagctcacaaatctcatgtcaatcggcccaaacaatgataacatgatgcaacaacaaatgataacagagactgagatatgatatgcaaataaatgaatatgactgagtatccaattgcaatttaagcaaataactcaacagcagaaatgacctcaatgggtcccaacagaataagtatttagcctaagcatgatttctaacatggatcacaactcaattactctaacatgtaggaatttcatggatagaaacaagattagacaactacacagtaccacagaatcaatcgaGACACAATTtccgcggtgcacacccacacgcctgtcacctagcatgtgtgtcacctcaacaccaaccaaataacacgtatttcaggcatttataccctcaacaccaagtttagaagtgttacttacctcgaacaagccaaatccaatatcaaGCAAGTCAAACGATATTCtagaaatgccatctcgcgcgtactGACCTCTGAacactcgaaactagccaaaagtaactcaagaacatcaaataatgccaaaggaaacaaacctaatcgataaaggttgaatctttaatcaaaagtcaaaagtcaaccaaaacgtcaaactCCGATCCGCACCTCGAAAATCGACAAAACTTActaaatccgataactcattcaattatgagtccaaccatactaatttcactcaaatccgactccgaatcggtgttcaaaactcaagaattcacTTTAGGGaaatttagacaaaaaccctcaatttctctttaaaattcataattcaaatgaaagaatcgaagatagattcatgaaatataatcaaagccGAGTATAGAAAACCTACCCcaacccatatggtgaaaatcgcctccaaaattttccaaatccgagctccccaactcaaaatatgacaaaaTGAACCAACCCTCGAATTCATAAGCTTCTGCCCAGAGATTCCACTTTTGGGAACCAGCTGCCGCTTCTGCAGCATCGCTTCTACGACAAAAGATCTGCTCCTGCAAAAATACAATGAAATCTAGACCTCTCACACCTGCAGAACCATATCCGTTtttgcgacatcgcaggtgcgaaccaTCATCCACTCCTGCGCACGtcctcgcttctgcgctccagACAACCGCTCATACACTTCCGTAGATGCGCTcacaattccgcttctgcgaccacttgCCCGTATCTGCAGACTCGTATCTGCGTCCATtcttccgcatatgcggaaaaaCCAGCACCAGACCCCCCTTCAGGTATGCAACATGAAGCAAAAATGAACCGAACCGCGTCCGAAATTCACTCGAGACACTCAAGaacccgtccaaatataccaaaaagttccaaaatataacactaacctactcgaagcctcaaatcacatatatcAACATCAAACGATGAATCGTATCTCAAAATCCAACTTGAAGAACTTTTtaacttttaactttcaaaactcatgccgaaccatatcaagtcaacccggaatgacctcaaattttacatacaagtcccaaatgatataacgaagctattccaattcccggaataaCAATTCGAACCCGCTATCATCAAAGccaactctcggttaaacttaTAAAcatttcaaatcttcaaatttccaactttctccaaatagggccaaaaccttctagaaacctcCGAGTGaaaattcgggcatacgtccaagtccaaaataaccatccggacctaacggaaccataaaaactctaatCTGCGATAAAAaacttaaaagtcaaacttgatcaactccgccaacttaaagcttcaaacatgaaattcattcttccaaactaatttcgAATTACCCAAAAACAAGAACATATTCAAGGATAGAATTACCAATGGATGTTAACACATCCGCAATGGACTTGAGACAGTGGACGTAGTTATTAATTGAAAGAACACCTTTCTTAAGGTTATGAAACTGGACTTTTTGTTGAAGAGTTATGGAACTAACTTGGTCACGAAAAAGGCGGTCGATTTGAAGACAAACATCTCTAGCAGTAAGAATATGGTTTGGCTTGATTATAGCCTGAAGAATCTCTTGAGAGATGGTTGCTTGAATCCATGAAAGAACAATAGAGTCAAGTTGAACCGATTgtttgaaagcaagattgacaaTAGAGGTGTCGTCATCATGAGAAATAGAAGGCTCAAGACGAGGGATACTTCCATCAATGAAACCATAAACACCATGGCCTTTGAAGACGGGCAAGAAAAGCTCTCTCCATAGCATATAATTTGCGTAGTCAAGAACGGTAAGTACAAGATTTTTAATGTTAGAGACAGAAATAGCAGAATGAGATAATGGGAGAAGGGAAGAAGATTGATTGTCCAGATGTAGGGGAACCATTACGCAATTGAGAATAGAGGAATAAAAGTTTGGAGCAAACAGGACAAAGACCTAGAGAGGACCTAGACTTGTGAAAAGGTATACACTGCATGTTTTGCAACAAATACAAGCAGGTATATATAGGATGTATATGTACATAAAAATGACTAAAGTGACCCTTAAATATAATACTTATTCTTATGATCTTTTCTtgtctttcggaaatagcctctttCGAAAATAGCCTCTACATCTCACCTCCCGGACCCGCAATTCATTAGTTTTTTGTTGTTGTCGTGGTTGGATGTTTCGGTTATTTCCCATCATCTTCTTTCAGTTTGGTAGGTAGCTTCTTTTCTTTTCAAGGGTTGGTAGGTAGCACTGAAAGCATCAAAGAGCACAACTCCAACCGGAGCTCGTAACCTCGTTTCTCCACCAAACTAAAGAGAAAGAATGGCGAGTGTATGGACGGCAATGACGGAGACGATCTTGGAGTACACGGGGTTATCGTCGACGGCGTTCTTCACCATTGTAGCAATGATGGTGGTTACTTACAAAGTGGTTTGTGGTATGTTCATCTCTGCCGATGACTTTGTCCCCGTCAAAAGAGAGCCTCTCCATCTCGGCGACTTGACGGAAGAGGAGCTTAAAGCTTATAATGGCTCCGACTCACAAGAGCCATTATTGATGTCTATCAGAGGACAGATCTACGACGTCTCGAGCTCCAAgttagtctctctctctctctctctctctctctctctcacacacactaAAAATTTGTTGGATTTTCGCTTATTTACTTTGATTAGATTTTGTCCTGGCTTTTGAATTTGATGATCAGCGCTAGGGCTAGACTCGATCTGGGAACAAACGGTAGTTCTGCCTCGTGTAGGATTTCATGACCCAGAAAATAGTGCAAGCGACCTAAATCTTTGATTTTGAACTGGTGACCGTAACAAAGACTGCATAGATTCTATTGCATAGAGATCATTTCCAGCTGCTAACAACTCTTTACCCTGGTCATTCTTCTTTATAAGAGAGAGTAGTCATTTTTCAATGAAGAGTAACCGTTAGAAAGCAAAAAATGTTCATAGCTTTGCATACCATTGGGTTAAGACTTTCTAAAGCACATCAAAATTAATTTGCAAACCAAAATGGGTGAAAACAGCCGACCTGGGAGTATAATTCATCATCAAGAGACCGTGTAAGAAAGTATTATTTGCATCAAGCTGAAAACTAGGACAAGGTATTTTGCGTGTAACTGCAATACCGCACTTGATAGTAATCATTTGTGCTATAATTGAAACATCTCTTTGGATGTCAACCCAATAGGTCTTTTGTCACGAGGCAATTCAACCAATTACCAACTATAATTAGCCTAAAGCACATTCAATTCCTATTGCATGGGCTCTTGCCATGTAGAATTCAACACAATCTCTTTGTAACTgtgttcttttttgttttttgagtGTCTAGTGGCTCATATATGTACATGTAGCAGTCCCTTAACTAGTAGCTGGCTAGCAcctataaaattttaaaaagaactAGTAGCTGACTACTGCCATTTCATCGGAGCAAAGTCCATTTTTTGGATGTGGGTGATGTGGGGTTGGTGGGTCTGGGTTGTGCGGGTATTCAGTGAGGCGGTAGAAGTTGGTTGGTTGATTAGGTATGAACCTCACACGGCAACATATTTTGGTTAATGGTCAGAAACGTGCTCAGTAGCTGGGGTTTGAGCATAGATTATGTGTTCAATAAGTCAAACCCTTAGATAAAGTATCTAAATGAAATTTTTTGGCAAGTTTAAGGGTCGTCGATGTATTCCGCCAATTTCCTTAGTTATGGGTCTTCCGCTAATAACACTTTAGCTTGGTAAAATTCGTGTGGCATATGGCATAGATATCTTCAAGTCACATTTACCTGtggaaaaaaaggaaagaaacctTTAAGTGATCTGTTTCTACTGATTTAATTTAATGAGGTTATCTCAAAGTGTTGTTGCAGCAAACTCCAGAAAAGGCTTTGTGCATTGTTCTTTTCGCAGTAGCAGGAGTTTGCTGGGTCTTAGTTAGCAAGTATAGAATATGCATCTAGGATGATTAAAAATTCTGCAACTTTCGATATTGGATACCAGCCAAtgtgtttttaaaaaaattatattagcaCTGGTCCGAGTTAGCTCGCGCGCTGCTCTGAGTATTCCACTAGGTAACTGGTAACTCTGCCCACTGGCTTATGCAGATAAAAAGAAAGAACCTATCTTTTTTGTTTTCCTTGGGATTTGAATTGTGGTCTTCAAGGTTTCACCCACTTCATTAAGTGCTAGGCCAGCCCCTTTGGTGAGGACCCACCCCAATGTGTGTAAAATAGCTTGTAGTTGGGGGATCTGTGGATAGTTTCGAACACTAGATCGCCAAACATTGAGGAGAAAGAATAATTAGTAAAGGGGTCAAGGTGATTCTTCTGAAATATATAGCTCAGAGAAATTTCTGCTTTCTGACGTGCATCTATATATCAGTTGGTTCCAATTATCGTCATAGCATTCTTTGAGTGTAATACTCATTTTTTTAACCAGATGCATTGCTGCACTTCTTTGGAACTTCATCTTTGATAGCACTAGATATGAATGATAGACTGTTTACAGGCTGCTTTTGCGCTTGTTTTTTGTAGAACCTACTTAGTTATTTTGCTTGTTGCAAATAGGATGTTCTATGGTCCTGGTGGTCCATATGCAATGTTTGCTGGAAGAGATGCTAGCCGAGCCTTGGCTCAGTTATC
This sequence is a window from Nicotiana tomentosiformis chromosome 5, ASM39032v3, whole genome shotgun sequence. Protein-coding genes within it:
- the LOC104096646 gene encoding membrane steroid-binding protein 2-like, producing the protein MASVWTAMTETILEYTGLSSTAFFTIVAMMVVTYKVVCGMFISADDFVPVKREPLHLGDLTEEELKAYNGSDSQEPLLMSIRGQIYDVSSSKMFYGPGGPYAMFAGRDASRALAQLSFKPQDINGNLEGLSDAELEILQDWEDKFIEKYARVGQLVPKKTLTEKEEDENASGREEVLKATKGDMMQEDRSVEVNGVHKAGHL